A window of the Acanthochromis polyacanthus isolate Apoly-LR-REF ecotype Palm Island chromosome 10, KAUST_Apoly_ChrSc, whole genome shotgun sequence genome harbors these coding sequences:
- the spdl1 gene encoding protein Spindly — translation MSAEDVELLRRQLREKEDQVHQAAQAGLDLLNQQVELQNQLDNQRVEMTNALEALEQDKYSLQKEVELKTRMLASLHSDYDCVKSQQEQQLQEQQEHLERNHSVVLNELQNKMLRLQSALDESQLNEKQLKHKLEVQTETLNQKMEELRGLNEQTQSSLTSEMMEVQMKVMELENIKEQLEQNLQESQFREQQLEVASSSLQRHLQRVTEEKEEREREAVSCFNALEKSREANRDLQVQLDQVLQQAQDPDSRGNSLFAELEDKRAEMERQLISMKVQYQSLQKIHGFSKQQMQRMKVQIATLMQLQGSRADPAQLERLQAMLAEKNGEIQSLMSKLQRLEKVEMLLKSQPPPPAEGGDVQDETYYTDLLKMKLDNSVKEVERLGDELSLQRMKSLSESQRALELERKLFTSERLLKQAQSDKIKLQLRVEELQHKYEPKDIKKNLIQKRKKEKLPVDVTSSEENTQKDDQGVSMTMEETNAGTHTCPPEAEPRPAKCVKISEEEPVVIPALSSPTDSKEENQQNMEENQQKKEKNMEENQQKKAGEPRKKQRTVEVIHVGSSSSMENQCAQQ, via the exons ATGTCAGCAGAGGACgtggagctgctgaggaggCAGCTGAGGGAGAAGGAGGACCAGGTCCACCAGGCTGCTCAGGCTGGACTGGACCTCCTGAaccagcaggtggagctgcagaacCAGCTGGACAACCAGAGGGTGGAGATGACCAACGCTCTGGAG GCCCTGGAACAGGACAAATACTCTCTGCAGAAGGAGGTGGAGCTGAAGACTCGGATGTTGGCGTCTCTGCACTCAGATTATGACTGTGTGAAGAGCCAGCAAGAGCAGCAGCTTCAAGAACAGCAGGAACATCTGGAGAGGAACCACAGTGTGGTGCTGAATGAGCTGCAGAACAAG ATGTTGAGGCTTCAGTCGGCTCTGGATGAATCTCAGCTGAATGagaagcagctgaaacacaaactgGAGGTCCAGACAGAGACGCTGAACCAGAAGATGGAGGAGCTGCGAGGTCTGAACGAGCAAACCCAAAGCTCTCTGACGTCTGAGATGATGGAGGTCCAGATGAAAGTCATGGAGCTGGAGAACATCAAG GAGCAGCTGGAGCAGAACCTTCAGGAGTCTCAgttcagagagcagcagctggaagtGGCCTCCAGCAGCCTCCAGCGCCACCTACAGAGGGTCAccgaggagaaggaggagcgGGAGAGAGAAGCTGTGTCCTGCTTCAACGCTCTGGAG AAATCTCGTGAGGCGAACCGAGACCTGCAGGTCCAGCTGGACCAGGTTCTTCAGCAGGCTCAGGATCCAGACAGCAGAGGGAACTCTCTGTTCGCTGAG TTGGAGGACAAGCGGGCAGAGATGGAGCGACAGCTGATCAGCATGAAGGTCCAGTACCAGTCGCTGCAGAAGATCCACGGCTTCAGCAAACAGCAGATGCAGCGTATGAAG GTCCAGATCGCCACCCTGATGCAGCTGCAGGGCTCCCGGGCCGACCCGGCCCAGCTGGAGAGGCTGCAGGCCATGCTGGCGGAGAAGAACGGCGAGATCCAGAGTCTGATGAGCAAACTGCAGAGGCTGGAGAAGGTGGAG ATGCTGCTGAAGTCCCAACCACCTCCTCCAGCTGAAGGTGGAGACGTTCAGGATGAAACCTACTACACCGACCTGCTGAAGATGAAGCTCGACAACTCTGT TAAGGAAGTGGAGCGTTTAGGAGACGAACTTTCCCTGCAGAGGATGAAGTCTCtgtcagagagtcagagagcTCTGGAGCTGGAGAGGAAACTGTTCACATCTGAGCGTCTGCTCAAACAG GCTCAGAGCGATAAGATCAAACTGCAGCTGAGAGTAGAAGAACTGCAGCACAAATACGAACCCAAAG ACATAAAGAAGAATCTCATccagaagaggaagaaagagaaactTCCTGTTGATGTCACTTCCTCtgaggaaaacacacagaaggaTGATCAGGGTGTTTCTATGACGATGGAGGAGACAAATGCTGGGACCCACACCTGTCCCCCAG AGGCTGAACCTCGACCCGCTAAATGTGTGAAGATCAGTGAGGAGGAACCGGTGGTGATTCCAGCTCTCAG TTCTCCCACTGACAGTAAAGAGGAGAACCAGcagaacatggaggagaaccagcagaagaaagagaagaacatggaggagaaccAGCAGAAGAAAGCCGGAGAACCAAGAAAGAAGCAGAGAACAGTGGAGGTGATCCACGTTGgttccagcagcagcatggaGAACCAGTGTGCCCAGCAGTAG